From Luteibacter yeojuensis:
CGGTATTCGTTTCGTAGAAAATTCCGGTCTGTAGGTCCACTGGATCGCCATCTTTGACGTTGCAAGGAGGCATCCCATTATCGGGTAAAGGGGGATTTGTCGAAGCACCAGCTCCAAGTGCCCAAACCAACCTCGTGTCTTTGTCGGCAACCAACTGTCCCGCATCCGCGGACACATGTCCCGCGCCATACATCTCCCAGCCTTTCTCAGCTGAGTACACCCAAAAGTCAGCCTTGTCCGCTGACTTTTGTTTGCCGTAGTTCGGATAGACGACTTGTATACCCTTTGCCGCTTCCGGCGTCATGCCCTGCACCACAGCATCACCCGGCTGAATGGTGAAATACATTGGGAAATTATCGGGCAATGGGAATGGTGCGTGGTCCACAGGCGTAGGAACGATAGCAATCTCGTTCAGCACCTTGCCATTCCGATCCTTAAGCACCGCTCCTGCAGGAATACGCAGCTCGAGGCCTGGCATATCCGGATGAGTCAGCACCGTTTCGCGAGTGGTCGGCGACGGGAGAGCGATCTTGTCACGGTCCAGCACCCGTGGCAGGTACATCACATAGGGCATGTGGTTGACCTTCGATGCGGTGACATCGGCCCCTACCACGAAGCGGCCATACTCCACATCTTTGGTTCCCGCCGGACCACCATCGACAAAGAGTTCACGACGCCCGGATCGCAGGTGCGACAGTACGAACACGCCCCGTGCATCTGTGCGAACGGTCTGCCCGTCTACCTGGATAGCCACGTTCGCGACCGGCGTCTCGTCGATTCGGCGCACCTGGCCGATCAGCGCCGTATCGCCTTTCGAAAGGTTTGCTTCGAGCGCGCGGGTATCCGGCAATTCCTGGCGATCGTGGTACAAGCGCCAGTGACCACCCGACGACGTCGCTACATTATCTTGACCGGGATAGAACGCGCCATCTCTCACCAAGCCCTTGTCGCGGCACAGATGGAACGCGTCGGCCGGCTTACAGGCCTTTACCTTTCCCTGGCCGGCCATGACGAATAGGGGAGGTTCCGCGGTAGACGACTCTGGCGTTCCTGGACGGTTGCCTTCGCCCGCCAGCACGACACCATTTCGCGCCGCTTTCGTGGTGAATCCAATCGCGTCATAAGGGACTGATTGCCCCTTTGCCGTATGCAATCCCTGTACGAAAATCGTATAGCGCGCCGATGGATATAGTTCGTCGGGAAGCTGGACGAAAGCCAGTCGGCCGTTCTCGGCACCGACAACGCGGGTCTTCACGACGCCAACCGGTAAACTCGTGGGTATCCGCGTATATCGTCCTGACGTCTGAGGGTGTTTCTGGAAACGCTCTGATAGAAGCGAGATAGCGGCGGCTCTTGGCGCTACCGCTACCCCCTCAATCGCTACTTAGCTTCCGGAGCCGTCCACTCCTTCAACCAAGCATTCACCGTCTCATGCCACTGCACGCTGTTCTGCGGCTTCAGCACCCAGTGGTTCTCGTCCGGGAAGTGCAGGAGCTTACTGGGGATGCCGCGACGCTGCAGCGCAGTAAACGCCCCCAGGCCCTGAGTATCAGGAATGCGGAAGTCCTTCCCGCTGTGAACGATCAGCATCGGCACGCGCCAGTCCTTCACATGGTTGACCGGATTGAAGCGCTCGTAGTTTTCCGGATGGTCGAACTGCGTGCCACCGTTTTCCTTCTCTTCGAACCAGAGCTCTTCCGTGTCGTAGTACATCGCACGCGCGTCGAACACGCCGTCGTGATCGACGAAGCACTTCCACGGCTGGTTCCAGTTGCCGGCCATCCAATAGACCATGTAGCCGCCGTAGCTGGCACCGAGCGCGCAGGCACGATCACCGTCGAGGAACTTGTACTTCGACAGCGCCGCATCCCAGCCGGCCTTCAGGTCGTCCAGCGGTTTGCCGCCCCAGTCGCCCGAGATGGAGTCGGTGAAGGCCTGGCCGTAGCCGGTGGAGCCATGGAAGTTGACGGTCACCACGGCGAAGCCCTGCCCCGCATAGGTCTGCGCGTTCCAGCGGTAGCTCCAGCTGTTGGTCATCGCGCCCTGCGGGCCGCCGTGGATGATGAAGGCCACGGGATAGGTCTTGCCGCGCTTGAAGCCCACCGGCTTGACTACGTAGCCCTGCACGGTTTCGTTGTTCCAGCCCTTGAAGGTAAAGAACTCGAAGTCGCCGGTCTGCGCATTCTTGATGCGCTTCGCGTTGAAGTGGGTGACCTGCTTGAGGCCCTTGCCCTTCAGGTCGGCCGTGTAGAGGTCGGCCGGGCGCTTCAGGTCGTCGCGGGCGAGGAGGAACTTCTTGTCGCCTGCGGAGAACGAAGCCACCGAACCGTCGGTGACGAGCGTGGTGGCCTTGCCGGTCGCCACGTCGATCGCGAACAGCGGATGCTGACCATTATCGTCCGTGGTCGTGTAGAGGGTCTTGCCATCGCGCGAGACCTGGAGGGAGCCCGCGGAACGGTCCCACGACGGTGCCACTTCGCGCTTGTTGCCCGACGCCAGGTCCAACGCCATGATGCCGAAACGATCCGCCTCGGAACCCGGCTCCTTCATGGCCGTGTAATACAGAGTCTTCCCGTCCGGCGACACCAGCGGGTTCGCGTCCCATGCGAGGTTCTCGGCCGTGAGATTCACCGGAACCGCTGAGCCGTCGGCCGGCACACTATAGATATCGAAGTTGGTCGACCAGGGCTCCGTCTTACCGGCGATGCGTACATCGAAGTAGACCGTCTTGCCGTCCGGCGAGAACGAGAATTCGTCGTCGCCGCCGAACGGCTTGCTCGGGACATCGCCGTCGATGTCGCGGCTCAGCAGCACAGGCTGCGAGGGCGCGCTGGCATCGGCGATGTACAGCTGCGAGCGGCGGCCGTCGGCCCAGGTGTCCCAGTGGCGGACGAACAGCTTGTCGTAGACGGTGCCGGTGGACTTGTCTTTCTCGCGTCCGTCCAGGCGCTCCTTGGTACAGGCCAGGTCGGCGCAATCGGTAAACACGTCGTAGCTGAGGAGCAGCTTCGAGCCGTCCGGCGAGAGCTTGAAGGCGTTGACATCGAGGGGGCCTGCGGTCACCGCCTCTCCCGTACGGACGCTCAGCGAAAGACTCTTAGCCGATGCGTCGGCGTCGAAGGCGCGATGCCAGACCTGGGTCGTGCCGTCCTTCGCCGCGGTGTAGTAGATGGACTTGCCGTCGGGAGCCCAACGCGGGGAGGAGCCCTTCTCCACCACCATCACCGGCTGCGGCGGCTTGTTGAGATCGACCATGTAAAGCGAGGTGACGCCCTTGTTCGCCGCATAGTCGGTGGCCCTGACCGAGAACAGCGCATAACGGCCGTCCGGCGAAAGCTGCGGGTCGCTCACGCGGTCCATCATGACCAGGTCGCGGATGGAGAAAGGATGCGGGGTGGCACTGTCGGCATCCGCGGCCATAACGGGGCCGGCGGCCAGCGCGAGGGCCAGCGCGGCGAAAAGAGGCTTCATCGATGGGACTCCCTTGGTGTGTCTGCCCGGGCACGGTACGGGGCGGCTGGCGTGGGTGCAAGCGTCGTCAACCGTGAGACCCGGGCCGGCATGGGCTAAGCTCGCGGGCTCGCCGGCCGGATGGGCCGGCATCGGGGGAAACCTTTGTCCGGCACCGATTCCTTTTCGACGACCCGTGGGCGAACGCTGGTGCTCGCGGCTATCGTTCTTGCCGCTTTCGTCATGCGTTACAGCTATGTGCGCATCGCCGTGGTCGACAGCCCCTTGCGTGGCGATGCGTGGCAGTACTTCTGTTACGCATGGAACCTTCTCAAGCACGGCACCTTTTCGCTGGCTCGGCCGATGGCCGAGAACGTCGTACCGGACAGCTTCCGGGATCCCGGGTATCCGACCCTGCTCGCCATCCTGATGGCCGTCCGGGGTACCGGTCGCGAGGTTTACGACACGCTTCTGCTGACCCAATGCCTGCTTGGCGCCGCAAGCGTGGGCTTCGTCACCTCCCTGGCGTGCCGATGGATGGGATTTGGCGCGGCGTGCGCTGCGGGCGTTCTTGGGGCGTTTTGGCCGCATCTCGTCGGCTTTGCGGGTTACGTCCTCAGCGAAACCCTGCTGGGATTCCTGATCATGCTGGCGATATGGCTGCTGGATACCGCATTGCGTCGCGAATCCCGGGCCATGGCTATCGGAGCCGGACTGGGGTTCGCCGGAGCCGCGCTGACGAATGCCGTGCTGTTGCCCATGGCACCGCTACTGGCCATCGTCATGGTGCGGCGGGATGCACCCAGACGCACCTTCTGGGTAGCCCTCCTGCTGGCCGCCGCACTGCCTTCGGGCGCCTGGATGGTTCGAAATCTCACCCTACCCGCGGAAAACAGCGCCGGCGGAAGGGCCTCGATCAACTTCGTACAAGGCTCCTGGCCTGAATACCACACAGCGGCATTCCGGGCGATCCAGCTGGGCGATCCGGCAGCGAAGGCGGTGATGGATGAGATCGATCGGGAAACGCATGCAATGCAGGCTAGCCCTAGAGAGGGCTGGTCGCTCATGTCGCAGCGCATGGCCGCCGATCCCCTGCGCTATGCGCGCTGGTATGCGAGCAAACCCGCCCTGCTCTGGGGCTGGGACGTCGCCGTGGGTCAGGGCGATATCTACGTCTTTCCCACCTTCCACTCCCTCTTCGAGGACAACGCCGTCTTTCATGCCTGGGCTGGCATCTGTTTCCTGCTGAACCCGCTGATTGCCCTGTTGGCGCTGATTGGCACCATCCATGCCTTGCTCTCGAACAAGGCTCCTTTGGCGCTTCGATGGGCCGCCGCCATCGTCGCCATGGCCACGGCGGTGTTCTGCCTGCTCCAGGCGGAACCACGCTACGCGGTACCCTACCGGGGGCTCGAATTTCTGCTAGCAGCATGGGGAATAGCGGTACTCGGCCACCTCCTGGCAACCCGCTGGCGCCGCATATCCGCTTGAATTGTCGAAAAATTACCTGCCCATTCGCGTCACATAGTGACGCTCTTTGTCACTATCAGGCAGGCGTTCGTGACGCGCTAGGCAATACCGGAAAGACGTCTATTGTGTAACCGCCGTGGGTATGGAAAATCGTCTCGCCTGCTATTCGGGGCGAGCCGCCGCAGACCGTGGCATGTAACGTGCTTCATTAAGCGGTGAGCTTCCTGGTCGTTTTCCTCAGCGATTTGGCGAGGGGGAGCCGGGCCAGCCTAGGGGTCCGGTGCTAGGGCTCAGGGGGCGTCAAACACTACGGTTAGCTAACCACATTGAGGAACTGTTCCATGAAGACCATGCAGAAGGGCTTTACGCTCATCGAACTGATGATCGTCGTCGCGATCATCGCCATCCTGGCCGCCATCGCGATTCCGCAGTACCAGGATTACACCAAGCGCGCCAAGGTCTCGGAAGGCCTCGTGCTGGCCGACGCTGCCAAGCTGGCGGTTTCGGAGACGTATCAGGCTAAGGGTGATTGGCCGGATACCTCCGCTGCGGCCGGCTACCAGACCGCGACCAGCACCTACGTCACGAGCGTCGAAGTTACGAATCAGGGCGTGATCAAGGTGACCTACAGCAACAATATCAAGGATCCGAACATCGACGGCAAGACGATCATCCTGACGCCGACCGCGACGAAGGGCTCGGTCCAGTGGGATTGCAACGGCGCTGCTGGCCTCGGCGGCACTGCCGGCACCATCGGTTCGAAGTTCGTCCCGGCGAACTGCCGCGCCTAATTGACGTTCCGCCACACGTCGCTCGGGCCAACGGGCCCGGGCGACCCGGGAAGGCTCCCTCGGGAGCCTTCTTTTTATCCCGCACGATGCCTACAGGGGGCATGTACTATGGCCAGGGCAACGAAGGGCTTCACCCTCATCGAATTGATGATAGTCGTGGCGATCATCGCGATCCTCGCGGCAATCGCCATTCCGCAATACCAAGACTATACGAAACGCGCAAAGGTATCCGAAGGTCTGGTATTGGCAGATGCGGCGAAATACGCCGTCGCCGAGACCTATGGCTCGAGAGGGTCGTTTCCGGGCACGTCCGTGGAAGCGGGCTACCAGACCGCGTCGAGCACCTACGTTAGCCAGGTCACCGTTACTGGTAACGGCGTCATCGAGGTGACCTATCGGAATATCGACGCCGTCAACATCGACGGAAAAACGTTTACGCTGACGCCCACAGCTGCAGGTGGCATTATCACGTGGAGCTGTAATGGCGCGGCGGGATTCGGTACGCCCGGCAATCTCACAGCAAAGTATCTTCCAGGCACCTGTCGTAGTTGATACAACGACTTCGACGTGCCAGCCACGTCGGAGTACGCTTGTACACGCACAACACACCCATAGCCGCTTTTCAGCGCACCTTTCCCTGGTTGGCCGTAGTCGCGGTCCTCGCGCTGACCATTGTCATCTACACTCCTGGGCTGCACGGCCCGTTCCTTCTTGATGATATAGGCAATCTGGAGCCGTTGAAGCGCTGGGCTGACGGTTACCTGGGTTGGCAAGGAGTCGTATTCGACAACCGGTCCGGGCCGGGCGGCAGACCACTGAGCATGCTGACGTTTCTGGCTAACGGCTGGCTGGATCCGCATCTCCACACGTTTGGCTTCAAGGCGGTAAACCTAGGCATACACATCGCCACGGGGGTGATAGCTTTCGCCCTGGCTTCACTCATCTTTCTGCGTTCAGGCATCGATCGATCTCGCGCTCGCTGGTTGGCAGCCTTCGCAGCAGTCACATGGCTATGGCTACCGATGCAGGTAAGCACGGTGCTCTACGTCATTCAGCGCATGGCCCAACTGGCTACGTTGTTAATGTTTGTGGCCCTCACTCTTTACTTGAGTGTCCGACCCGCCATTGAACGCGGCTCTCGCGCCGCCACTCTTGCACTGTGGTTCGGCCTGCCAGTACTGACGTTGTTGGCAGCTTCTGCCAAAGAAACAGGCTTGCTCGCCCTTCCCTTGGCAGCGGTACTCGAGTACACGCTGTTTGACCGCGCCACCCGCCCTCGCCAGGTCACAGCGTTTTTTGGCCTGACCGTAGCACTACCCGTATGCTTTGGACTCTTGTTCATTGCTGTCCGGCCCCAGTGGATTCTACGCGGCTATTTCGGTCGCGACTTCACGCTTGATCAGAGATTGATGACCGAACCGCGCGTCTTGTGGAGTTATCTTCAGACGACGTTCTTCCCGGTCGGTTCGCACATGGGGCTATTCCACGACACCTACCCCATTTCTACATCGCCATGGAAACCATGGACCACGGTCCTTGCCGCATTCGCCTGGCTCACGATCTGCACCGCAGCTATCGTGTGGCGCCGCCGGATGCCTCTCTTTGCGCTCGGAGTGGCTGGATATCTGGTCGCACATTCGTTGGAAGCCGGTCCGATCAGCCTCGAGCTGTATTTCGAACATCGCAATTACGGAGCCGCGCTCTTCGCCCTCATCGCCGTGGTCGGACTTGTTCGAGGCATGCTTGAAGTTAGCGGGGCGAGACAGCGGGTACGATGGATAGTGATCGCCAGCGCATTCGCCTGTGTCGCGATCTTTGCCATGGGTACATGGAGCCAGGCCAGCGGCTGGAAAGACGAAGATACCTTCTATGCAACCCAGTACGGCTACAACCCCGACTCACCGCGCTTGCTTTCCAATCTGACAGGTCGCGCGATGTTGGCGCACGACCTGCCTAGCGCGCTCTGGTTCATCGAGAAGAGTGAGTCCAACAGCCCAGATTCCGAACGTGTCACATCGACCATATGGCGCTTCCTTGCCTATTGCGAAGTTGGCGGCGCGCCAGCTCCCGACAATCTATACGAAGAGTTCGGCGATCGCGCCCGGGGACGGGTGACAACGTACTCCATGGTGGGCTGGGAACTGCTCGCCAGACGCCTAAGCGAGGGCTGCAAAGGCCTGGACAGCGGTCGCTTGACAACAATCGCCATGCGCTGGCTGAATGACGCCCCTCAACCAGCAAGCGCACAGCCCATCTGGCGAACGCGCTTCAACACGGGCCGCATGCTGGCCGAATCGGGCGACATCGAGAACGCGCGTGCGATCGTGCGCCGCGCATGGATCGATAGCGATCACAACAACGGCATTGGTGTGACGCTGTTTCAGTTGGATGCCTCATTGGGTGACATCGAGAGCTGTCGTGACGTCCTCACTTACCTCTCTCGCTCGGAAGGCGGCTCGGATCTGAGGCTCACCGAGGCAATCCGGACATTTCGCAAAGCCATCGACTCAGGTGAGATCGGAGGCCCGGCGCGATGACCGCGTCCGCTAATCGAGGTTCGTACGTCTGGAGCGCCCTCGTTCTGGTCATCCTCACCGCTGTCACGACCGCGATCTATGCCCCTGGCTTGAAGGGGGGGTTCCTTTTCGACGATTACCCAAACATCGTCGACAACCCGGCTGTCCAGCCCAAAGAGGCCTCTCTCGCAAGCCTTGTTGCCGCCGCATTCTCGTCACCGTCCAGCGAACTCAAGCGTCCGCTGGCGTCACTGACCTTCGCTGCCAACTTCCTGATGACGGGCATGGATGCCGGTGCGATGAAGCTGACGAATCTGGTAATTCATCTTGCGAATGGCATGTTGCTTTTCGCCCTATTGAGAGTCCTCCTCTCTGCGAGCGGCCTCGCCTTTGTGGAGTCTCGGCTGAGATGGCTTGCAGCGGCCATGACCTTGGCGTGGCTCCTGCTTCCAATAAACCTCACCTCGGTCCTCTATGTCGTGCAACGCATGGAGGCCCTTGCCAATCTGTTCGTCTTGCTCGGACTGCTGGGCTACGCAAGCGTACGAACGGGAACATCAAGTGGATGGCATCACATCGCGAAAGCAATCGCCTGGATTGCCCTACCTGCCATGGTGGGAGTGCTGGCGAAGGAGACCGCAATCCTCCTTCCTCTCTATGCCGCCCTTCTCGAAGCGATAGTCTTTCGCTTCCGGTGGCGTGACGGAACCATAGCCCGGAGCCTCGGGTGGGCTTTCGCCTGCTTGCTCGTTCCACCCCTCCTGATTGCAGCTGCCTGGCTTGGTCCCCAGGTTTTGAACCCTCTCACCTGGACCACCCGGGATTTTACGCTTGCTACCCGCCTGCTCAGTGAGCCCCGTATTCTTGTCGACTACCTGCATTGGACCGTGTTTCCGACCGAGAGAGGGCTCTCGTTCTACCACGACGATTTCGTGCAAAGCACCGGGTGGTTCACGCCGTGGACCACGGTCCCATCAATGGCGTTCCTCGCGCTTCTCGCCTCGAGCGGATGGATCCTGCGACACAAGCGTCCAATCTTCGCATTGGGCATAGCCTGGTTCTTTGCCTGCCATACCTTGACGGGAACCGTGCTTCCTCTCGAGTTGGTGTATGAGCATCGGAACTACTTCGCCAGCATCGGTGTGGTGATGGCGGTGACGGATATCTTCCTATGGGCTTTCAAGTCGATCCCACCGCATATGCGGAAGCGCCGCTACGCGGTTGTCCTCGCATCGTTCGTCGCGGCGACTTGGTCGGCTTACATTACCGCATCTACCTCGGCAGCCTGGTCAACCTCCCTTGGACTCGCCGAGGAACTCGCGGCACGTGGACCGGAGTCACCACGCGCTCAGTACGAACTTGGCCGTGCCTACATCATCGCATCGCACTACGATCGGAATTCCATCTACACCAGGCTGGCCTATGAGCCACTTGAATACGCGGCCAGCCTTCCCGCCTCATCCATACTGCCCCAGCAAGCGCTCATCTTCATGAATTCCCGGATGAATCTTCCGGTGAAGGATGAGTGGTGGGCCAGCATGGTCCAGAAGCTGGAGGCGCGTCCTGCCACTGTGCAAGACGAAAGTTCCCTCGATTCGCTCTCGGTTTGTCTCAGGCAATCGTTATGCAAGTTCCCATCGGATCGCCTTTCGGCGGCGTTTTCCGCGGCCCTGTCGCATGAGCGACGGAGCGCCAGGCTACTGGCGATGTATGCGACATTCGCCTGGCAGACCTTGCAAGACACCGATCTCGCCATGCATACCCAGCGAGAGGCAGTAGCTACCGCACCCGACGAAGCTGCCTATCGAGTAAGTCTTGCGAGATACGCCCTTCAGGTCCACGACGACACCGAATTGAAAAAGCAGATCGACTGCTTGGAATCCATGAACATAGGAGGGCGTCTCGACGCCGAACTGGGCCCACTAAAAGCGGAGCGGGACAGCATGAGCGAGCCACCCGCATCCTCCAGCGAGCCGTGACGCAGGGATGTATCGTCGACTCCTGACAAGCAGCGCAAACACCACTGCCGTCCTCGGCTTGCGCATCCTGAGCCAGGGCATTGTCCTGCTCGTGCTTGCCCGCGCCTTGGGATCCGGCAATTACGGCGCCCTTGCGGCCCTGTCGTCGTTGGCGGTGGTCCTCGGCGTATTGCCGAACTTCGGCGCGGGCTTCGTATTGCTTCGCCGATCGCACGATCGTTCCGCCTGGAAAGAGGTACTCGACTATTCCGTTCCCACCACATTAGCCATCGGAGTTGTCCTTGCCGCCATCTATACGGTAGTAGCCCCGTGGCTGACCGGAACGAGCGTATCGAGTTTTGTCGTCGCCTGCATCGGCGTCGCGGAGCTCTTGATCGCTCCGTTAGCCATGCTGGCAACCTATACGCTCCATGCGGACGACCGGGTTCCGACGGGGCAGTTCGTGCAGTGGCTGCCGGCGGGAATGAAGGTAGTTGCAGCACTCATGGCCTGGCTTGCTCCCGCCCCGCACCGACTTGTCGTCTATGCCACGACGCAGCTGTTCTTCGCGGCGATCGGACTCTACATAGGCTGGCGCATCACTTCACGCACGCACCCGATACAGTTACGCCCTCGCGCTCCCACCCGCTCCGAACTTCGAGATGGTGCAGCTTATGTACCTATGCACCTGGTCTCGGCTAACCCATCGGAAATCGACAAGATCGCCGGCGTTCAGGCACTCGGGACCGAGGCAGGCGTTTACGCAGCGGCAACCCGTCTTATGGCTGCCGCGGTCACGCCGGTGATGGCTGTACTCCTTACCCTTCAGCCCCGGCTCTTCCGTGCCGGTGTCGAGTCCCGGGCGAGTCGGCGGCATCTGATTCGCGTGACCGCAGCAGCCGCATTCGCTTGTGGAATAGTGGCCGCTGCATGCGTAGCCGCCATTTCAGGCGCGATCGTGTCGATACTCGGCCCGAGCTTCGAATCCATTCGCCAGACTCTCTTCTGGGTAACACCTGTCGCTCCAATTCTCGCGCTCCGGCAGGCCGCCGGCACTGTCCTCATGGCGGAAGGCCATCCGATGGTGCGCCTCGCGTTCGAACTAACAGGCACGCTAGTGCTGCTCCTGGGATTGGTGGTGCTTGGACGCCTCTACGGGCTTCCCGGAGCCAGTGCGGGACTGTTCATCGCGGAAACGGTCATGGCTGTCGTAGGATGGCTTGCCATCCTGTTCCTACCTCGCCGCGACTAATGGCACGAGCCTGGCGGATACCCGAGGCAAGGCCTCGCCAAGGAACAAGACTCTTTGATCGCACGCTGCGAATGACGGCCCGAACAACCAAGTACGCACCACGGGATGCATGAAGTAAGCACCGGTCAATCGAGCCCTTCGCCAGGCGATCCGCTAGAAGCCAATGCGCCGCCGCCATCTGAGTCTCGTAGAACATCGATCCCTTGCCGCTGCTCGCTCCCACTTCATGATCGACCTGGGGCTTCTCCGTCAGCTTGATAGACCAACGCTTGGTTAC
This genomic window contains:
- a CDS encoding glycosyltransferase family 39 protein, which gives rise to MSGTDSFSTTRGRTLVLAAIVLAAFVMRYSYVRIAVVDSPLRGDAWQYFCYAWNLLKHGTFSLARPMAENVVPDSFRDPGYPTLLAILMAVRGTGREVYDTLLLTQCLLGAASVGFVTSLACRWMGFGAACAAGVLGAFWPHLVGFAGYVLSETLLGFLIMLAIWLLDTALRRESRAMAIGAGLGFAGAALTNAVLLPMAPLLAIVMVRRDAPRRTFWVALLLAAALPSGAWMVRNLTLPAENSAGGRASINFVQGSWPEYHTAAFRAIQLGDPAAKAVMDEIDRETHAMQASPREGWSLMSQRMAADPLRYARWYASKPALLWGWDVAVGQGDIYVFPTFHSLFEDNAVFHAWAGICFLLNPLIALLALIGTIHALLSNKAPLALRWAAAIVAMATAVFCLLQAEPRYAVPYRGLEFLLAAWGIAVLGHLLATRWRRISA
- a CDS encoding alpha/beta hydrolase family protein, yielding MKPLFAALALALAAGPVMAADADSATPHPFSIRDLVMMDRVSDPQLSPDGRYALFSVRATDYAANKGVTSLYMVDLNKPPQPVMVVEKGSSPRWAPDGKSIYYTAAKDGTTQVWHRAFDADASAKSLSLSVRTGEAVTAGPLDVNAFKLSPDGSKLLLSYDVFTDCADLACTKERLDGREKDKSTGTVYDKLFVRHWDTWADGRRSQLYIADASAPSQPVLLSRDIDGDVPSKPFGGDDEFSFSPDGKTVYFDVRIAGKTEPWSTNFDIYSVPADGSAVPVNLTAENLAWDANPLVSPDGKTLYYTAMKEPGSEADRFGIMALDLASGNKREVAPSWDRSAGSLQVSRDGKTLYTTTDDNGQHPLFAIDVATGKATTLVTDGSVASFSAGDKKFLLARDDLKRPADLYTADLKGKGLKQVTHFNAKRIKNAQTGDFEFFTFKGWNNETVQGYVVKPVGFKRGKTYPVAFIIHGGPQGAMTNSWSYRWNAQTYAGQGFAVVTVNFHGSTGYGQAFTDSISGDWGGKPLDDLKAGWDAALSKYKFLDGDRACALGASYGGYMVYWMAGNWNQPWKCFVDHDGVFDARAMYYDTEELWFEEKENGGTQFDHPENYERFNPVNHVKDWRVPMLIVHSGKDFRIPDTQGLGAFTALQRRGIPSKLLHFPDENHWVLKPQNSVQWHETVNAWLKEWTAPEAK
- a CDS encoding DUF6531 domain-containing protein, encoding MKTRVVGAENGRLAFVQLPDELYPSARYTIFVQGLHTAKGQSVPYDAIGFTTKAARNGVVLAGEGNRPGTPESSTAEPPLFVMAGQGKVKACKPADAFHLCRDKGLVRDGAFYPGQDNVATSSGGHWRLYHDRQELPDTRALEANLSKGDTALIGQVRRIDETPVANVAIQVDGQTVRTDARGVFVLSHLRSGRRELFVDGGPAGTKDVEYGRFVVGADVTASKVNHMPYVMYLPRVLDRDKIALPSPTTRETVLTHPDMPGLELRIPAGAVLKDRNGKVLNEIAIVPTPVDHAPFPLPDNFPMYFTIQPGDAVVQGMTPEAAKGIQVVYPNYGKQKSADKADFWVYSAEKGWEMYGAGHVSADAGQLVADKDTRLVWALGAGASTNPPLPDNGMPPCNVKDGDPVDLQTGIFYETNTDLKLRDTANLQVDRSINGLYTPTSPFGLGTGSSLFMTLSGQDFSRPKLVLSCGEPIYFDLVAGAAVWPLVGTVWRHTDSDSGFYGATLQFVNDSTPEGAHWVVSTVDGDEYWFDRHAPNKLYLFKDKHGNTIRYQYSSGLLARIDLPPLSRTT
- a CDS encoding lipopolysaccharide biosynthesis protein, producing the protein MYRRLLTSSANTTAVLGLRILSQGIVLLVLARALGSGNYGALAALSSLAVVLGVLPNFGAGFVLLRRSHDRSAWKEVLDYSVPTTLAIGVVLAAIYTVVAPWLTGTSVSSFVVACIGVAELLIAPLAMLATYTLHADDRVPTGQFVQWLPAGMKVVAALMAWLAPAPHRLVVYATTQLFFAAIGLYIGWRITSRTHPIQLRPRAPTRSELRDGAAYVPMHLVSANPSEIDKIAGVQALGTEAGVYAAATRLMAAAVTPVMAVLLTLQPRLFRAGVESRASRRHLIRVTAAAAFACGIVAAACVAAISGAIVSILGPSFESIRQTLFWVTPVAPILALRQAAGTVLMAEGHPMVRLAFELTGTLVLLLGLVVLGRLYGLPGASAGLFIAETVMAVVGWLAILFLPRRD
- a CDS encoding pilin, whose translation is MKTMQKGFTLIELMIVVAIIAILAAIAIPQYQDYTKRAKVSEGLVLADAAKLAVSETYQAKGDWPDTSAAAGYQTATSTYVTSVEVTNQGVIKVTYSNNIKDPNIDGKTIILTPTATKGSVQWDCNGAAGLGGTAGTIGSKFVPANCRA
- a CDS encoding pilin; this translates as MARATKGFTLIELMIVVAIIAILAAIAIPQYQDYTKRAKVSEGLVLADAAKYAVAETYGSRGSFPGTSVEAGYQTASSTYVSQVTVTGNGVIEVTYRNIDAVNIDGKTFTLTPTAAGGIITWSCNGAAGFGTPGNLTAKYLPGTCRS